The Anoplopoma fimbria isolate UVic2021 breed Golden Eagle Sablefish chromosome 20, Afim_UVic_2022, whole genome shotgun sequence genome includes a window with the following:
- the snrka gene encoding LOW QUALITY PROTEIN: SNF-related serine/threonine-protein kinase (The sequence of the model RefSeq protein was modified relative to this genomic sequence to represent the inferred CDS: inserted 7 bases in 6 codons) yields MAGFKRGYDGKIAGLYDLDKTLGRGHFAVVKLARHVFTGEKVAVKVIDKTKLDTVATGHLFQEVRCMKLVQHPNIVRLYEVIDTQTKLYLILELGDGGDMFDYIMKHEEGLNEELAKKYFAQIVHAISYCHRLHVVHRDLKPENVVFFEKQGLVKLTDFGFSNKFQPGKKLTTSCGSLAYSAPEILLGDEYDAPAVDIWSLGVILFMLVCGQPPFQEANDSETLTMIMDCKYTVPAHVSSACKDLIDRMLQRDPKRRASLEEIESHAWLQGVDPSPATKYNTPLVSHKNLSEEEHNSIIQRMVLGDIADREAIVDALETNKYNHITATYYLLAERILREKQEKEVQTRSSSPSNIKAHFRQSWPTRVDMHQDIEDSLAASSISHAGGPQSPARSAENLLNGHRSKGLMELSRRGEDTTVTDSPGQGACAAASGPTSGSGSGTIRTPTPSTSAAAKQRTCLFRVEEDEEEEEERDQTPLPTQVILRRKPPSITNRLTSRKSAPVLNQIFEEEGESDDDFVMDEGLPPKLSRLKMNMAXNAAGVSSGAASSSSPGSTQKRYHRRKSQGRGSSCSSSETSDDDSESHRRRLDKDSGFGYGLNRRDSSEGPPGSXGGNGGGSGSGQSKPPXEGGGTSGQDRGSPPGXGGNGGGGGGGGGGGGXGGGGGGXKGQDSPSSCCNNSSTTNPSLSSLSRSSRTASRGTELVESLKLMSLCLSSQLQHHRGGGGSRGRRGRGKFIIDPRGLSGGSVKIQEKSAWRMCIGSTGSLDTITLPTTAALPRTHAPHHHHHHHHRKTALHGPAGRDAHSNLSALKNGVLQLPLCEKTISVNIQRGGGSRDGLLCTSAPASCCQVI; encoded by the exons TGCATGAAGCTGGTCCAGCACCCCAACATTGTGCGCCTGTATGAAGTGATAGACACGCAGACCAAGCTTTACCTCATCCTGGAGCTAGGCGACGGAGGGGACATGTTCGACTACATCATGAAACACGAGGAGGGTCTGAACGAGGAGCTGGCTAAGAAATACTTCGCCCAGATCGTCCACGCCATCTCCTACTGCCATCGGCTGCATGTGGTGCACAGGGACCTAAAGCCAGAGAACGTGGTGTTCTTCGAGAAGCAAGGGCTGGTCAAGCTCACCGACTTTGGATTCAGCAACAAGTTTCAGCCGGGGAAAAAGCTGACGACCAGCTGTGGATCTCTGGCGTATTCTGCACCGGAAATCCTGCTGGGCGATGAGTATGATGCTCCGGCCGTAG ATATCTGGAGTCTCGGTGTAATCCTGTTCATGTTGGTATGTGGCCAGCCGCCCTTCCAGGAAGCCAACGACAGTGAGACTCTCACCATGATCATGGACTGTAAATACACTGTGCCGGCCCACGTCTCCAGCGCCTGCAAAGA TCTGATAGACCGCATGCTTCAGAGGGACCCCAAGCGACGGGCCTCCCTGGAGGAGATTGAGAGCCATGCCTGGCTGCAGGGGGTCGACCCGTCCCCGGCCACCAAGTACAACACTCCCCTGGTCTCCCACAAGAACCTGTCGGAGGAGGAACACAACAGCATCATCCAGCGCATGGTGCTCGGAGACATCGCAGACCGAGAGGCCATTGTGGA tgccCTGGAGACCAACAAGTACAACCATATCACAGCCACATACTACCTGCTAGCAGAGAGGATCCTGAGGGAGaagcaggagaaggaggtgcAGACTCGCTCCTCCAGCCCCAGCAACATCAAGGCGCACTTCAG GCAGTCGTGGCCAACCAGAGTGGACATGCACCAGGACATAGAGGACAGCTTGGCGgcctcctccatctcccacGCTGGGGGCCCCCAGTCCCCGGCCCGCAGCGCAGAGAACCTGCTCAACGGACACCGCTCCAAAGGCCTGATGGAGCTGAGCCGACGCGGCGAGGATACGACGGTGACCGACTCTCCGGGACAG ggAGCCTGTGCTGCGGCCTCGGGCCCCACTTCTGGGTCTGGTTCCGGTACCATCAGGACCCCCACTCCATCCACCTCAGCAGCAGCCAAACAGCGAACCTGTCTGTTCAG ggtggaggaggatgaagaggaggaggaagagcgggACCAGACCCCCCTCCCAACCCAGGTGATCCTGAGGCGCAAGCCCCCCTCCATCACCAACCGCCTCACCTCCAGGAAGAGCGCCCCGGTGCTCAACCAGATCTtcgaggaggagggggagtcgGACGACGACTTCGTCATGGACGAGGGCCTGCCGCCAAAGCTCAGCCGCCTCAAGATGAACATGG GGAACGCCGCCGGCGTGAGCTCTGGGgccgcctcctcctcatccccgGGCTCCACGCAGAAGCGCTACCACCGGCGCAAGAGCCAGGGTCGGGGGTCGTCGTGCTCGAGCTCCGAGACGAGCGACGACGACTCGGAGAGCCACCGGCGGCGTCTGGACAAAGACTCGGGCTTCGGTTACGGCTTGAACCGAAGGGACAGCAGCGAGGGCCCGCCCGGCA TCGGGGGCAACGGGGGAGGCAGCGGCTCGGGGCAGAGCAAACCCC gagagggagggggaacCTCTGGTCAGGACAGGGGTAGTCCTCCAGG GGGGGGGaacggaggaggagggggtggtggtggcggCGGAGGGg gtgggggaggaggagggg gtaaAGGACAAGACAGCCCCTCCAGTTGTTGTAACAACAGTAGCACCACCAACCCCTCCCTCAGCTCTCTGTCCCGCTCCTCCCGCACGGCGAGCCGCGGCACCGAGCTGGTGGAGAGCCTGAAGCTGATGAGCCTGTGCCTCAGCTCCCAGCTGCAGCACCACCGCGGGGGCGGGGGGtcgagggggaggagggggagggggaagtTCATCATAGACCCTCGCGGCCTCTCCGGAGGGAGCGTGAAAATCCAGGAGAAGTCGGCCTGGCGGATGTGCATCGGCTCCACCGGGAGCCTGGACACCATCACCCTCCCCACCACCGCCGCCCTGCCTCGCACCCACGCCccgcaccaccaccaccaccaccaccaccgcaaAACAGCGCTGCACGGCCCGGCTGGAAGGGACGCTCACAGCAACCTGAGCGCCCTGAAAAACGGCGTGCTCCAACTACCTCTGTGTGAGAAGACCATCTCCGTCAACATCCAGCGGGGCGGAGGCTCCAGGGACGGCCTACTCTGTACCTCAGCTCCGGCCAGCTGCTGCCAGGTCATCTGA